The DNA segment CGTACTCCAGGAGTTCCTCCCAGGTTTGCGGCGGCTTGTTCGGGTCAAGACCCGCTTCCTCGAACATCTTGGTGTTGTAGAGAAGCAATCGGTCGTCGGTGTACCATGGCAGGCCGTAACGGTTTCCCTCATACTCAACGGTAGGCCACAGGTTCGGCCAGATCTGGTCCGTAACCTCGCTGGCGGCCAGGCGGTCGTCCAGTGGCTCGAGCCAGCCCCTGGAGGCGAAGGTGGGTACCCACCCGCCCAGGTCCGCAAAGGTCACGTCGGGAGGGGTACCAGCGCTGAACGCCGTTACCAGGTTGTCGTAGTAGACTTCGAACCCGATGAGGCGATACTCGACGTCGATGCCCGTCTCTTCCTCGAACCCGGCAATGATCTCTGCCCAGGTCCGCTCTTGCTCGACGATGTGCCCGCCCACCCAGACCGTGAGCGGTTCGGCAGCTACGCTGGTCGAGCCCATCAGGAACAGGGCGAGAACCAGCAGGATCGACACGCGTCGACCGGACACTCTGAACATCCCCCTTTGCAGCCGTTGTTGAGACATACCCTCGCGTCACGGACCGATCACTTCGGAGAGACATCACCTCGCCGTTCGTCCCTGCCAGCCCGCCTGGCTCCCTCGAGGGCCAGCGGCAGGAGTTCCAGGTGGTGTTGATACAGTCCGGCATACTTCGCGTGCTCCTCCGCCCGGATGCTGAACTGGCGCGTGCTCCCTTCCGAGAGCCGGTTCAGGTCGGTTTCGGTCAGTAGACCAGAGCCGAGCCCAGCCAACAGGGCTGCGCCGAACCCGGCGCCCTCCTGGTGTGCAGCTACCTGGAGGGGGAGCCCCATCACGTCCGCCTTCAACTGCATCCAGCACCGGTTGGCGGTACTGCCCCCGACGGCCCGAACCACTTTGGGCGCAACACCCGCACCCTTCTGCAGGCGGTCGAGGAGGCGTCTTGCCTCGAAGGACAGCCCTTCCAGCAGCGCCCTCGCCAGGTCCGCGTTGGTGTGGAAGTCGCGCAGGCCAAGGATCATGGCCGCGTCCGGCGCCCCCACCACGTCGGCGGACGTGCGGAAGTACGGGAAGAAGCGGAGGCCGCGGGCGCCGACCTCCGATTGCTCGGCCCGCCGGCCAAGCTCGTCGTAATCTGGATCCGTTCCGGTGAGCATCTCTCGCACGAACCACGTCGCGGAGAGGCCGGACGTCCGCAGAGTCGTCATGCCGTAGAACAGGCTCGGGAACAGGTGGTGGCCGATCACCACTTCCTGGTGAGGAAGCGCCCGTTCAAACCCGTCAGCGCTCAGGGCCGTCAGGATGGTCTCGGCCGTTCCGCAGGAGTTGAGGACGCGTGACTCGCGGGTAGCCCCGACAGCCAGCGCCGACGCAAGCTGGTCATGGGCTCCCGAGCAGACAGAGACATCCTCGGGAAGGCCTGTCTCCCTGGCGGCGGGGCCTGTGACGCGACCGACCCGTGTACCACCGGGGACCGGGGTCGGTAGCAGAGACGCCTCGAGCCCGCACTCGTCCAGGATCTCCGAGGACCAGACTTCCTGACGCACATCGAAAGCCATGGTGCGGGATGCCAGGGAGAAGTCGGTCGCTGCCACTCCTGAGAGCCTGAAGGCGACCCAGTCTGCCATGTTCAACCAGTATCGGGCTCGCTGAAACCGGGCACGATCGTGCTCCCGGTACCATAGAAGCTTGCTGACCGAGTAGGTGAAGTCGGCCGGCAGGCCCGTGATCGACCGGAGGGTTTCACGGCCCAGGCGTGCCACTAGCTCTTCGGCGATCGGTCGCGTCCGGGGATCGAACCACGCCAGAGCCGGAAAGAGCTCCCTCCCCTGGTCGTCGACCAGGAACCCTGCCTCTCCCATGCTGGCACAGGCCACACCTGCCACCTGCCCGGGATCGATCTGACTCACCAGCTCCCGGATCAAGCGGACGATGACGCTCCACAGCGCGGCCCCTTCATACACGACGCGGCCATCCCCCTCGTCACGGGAGGGCGTGGGGGCGCTGACCACCCGATGCTGTCGGCCAGTCTCATCCACGACGATCGCTTTGATACGGGTCGTCCCGAGGTCGATACCTATCAGGTAGGCCACAGATGCACCCCCTCGCCTCAAGATCCGCTCGCATCCAGGACGGCGGCAGCGGTGCGCGAGTCGATCACCAGAACATCGACCAACCGGCCCTTCAACGCGGCCAGGATCGAGGCGGTCTTCTCCGTCCCACCGGCCACGGCGACCACCCGTGCCCGGCGCACCCGATCGATTTCGATTCCAACGATGCACCGGTGTACGGGCAACGGCTGAATCACGCCCTCGACGTCAAAGAACCGCGAGAGCAGATCCCCGACGATGCGCCACCCCTCGGCCGAGATCAACTCACCCGTACCGAAATAGGGGGTCCGGAACAGCGGCGAGCGAGAGAGGTCGTAACCGATGCCAACCAAGGCCAGATCCAGCCGGTCCCAGAGTTTCACGGCCGGCTGCACGGCCGGATCACCGATGAGCGAATCCCGCAGCTCACCGGTCTCGACGATGAAGGGGAGATCCAGGGGTTGCCAGGTACCGTTCAACCCATCGGCCAGCGCCTTGGCCAGGTCGTTCGACCGGAACTCAGGCCTGGTGTCGCCCAGCGCGCCCAGGAGCGGTACGACCTGCACGTGGTGGGACTCCTCGACCGACCGCATGCCGATGTGGGTCACCACCCGGTGAACGGTGTGACCCCACCCGACGCCAAGGACACCGATACCATCCAGGTGGGCGAGGAGCCAATCCGACCCCGCCCGGGCCAGGTCGGGCATCACACCCGCGCTGTCGCTGGCGCGGCTGGGTACCACCACCGCATCCTGAAGCTCGAAGCGCCGGATCATCCTGTCAGCGAGGGCCGCGTTCACCTTGCGCGGGTCGGTTACCTCGATGCGAACGACGCCCTCCCGGCGCGCCCGCTGCAACAACTGGTTGACCCGCAGGCGCGTCAGACCCAGGGCCCGTCCCACCTCAGCCTGGGTCATGCG comes from the Limnochorda pilosa genome and includes:
- a CDS encoding FGGY-family carbohydrate kinase, with the protein product MAYLIGIDLGTTRIKAIVVDETGRQHRVVSAPTPSRDEGDGRVVYEGAALWSVIVRLIRELVSQIDPGQVAGVACASMGEAGFLVDDQGRELFPALAWFDPRTRPIAEELVARLGRETLRSITGLPADFTYSVSKLLWYREHDRARFQRARYWLNMADWVAFRLSGVAATDFSLASRTMAFDVRQEVWSSEILDECGLEASLLPTPVPGGTRVGRVTGPAARETGLPEDVSVCSGAHDQLASALAVGATRESRVLNSCGTAETILTALSADGFERALPHQEVVIGHHLFPSLFYGMTTLRTSGLSATWFVREMLTGTDPDYDELGRRAEQSEVGARGLRFFPYFRTSADVVGAPDAAMILGLRDFHTNADLARALLEGLSFEARRLLDRLQKGAGVAPKVVRAVGGSTANRCWMQLKADVMGLPLQVAAHQEGAGFGAALLAGLGSGLLTETDLNRLSEGSTRQFSIRAEEHAKYAGLYQHHLELLPLALEGARRAGRDERRGDVSPK
- a CDS encoding sugar-binding transcriptional regulator, which translates into the protein MAGAADREIDLMVRCAERYYLQRMTQAEVGRALGLTRLRVNQLLQRARREGVVRIEVTDPRKVNAALADRMIRRFELQDAVVVPSRASDSAGVMPDLARAGSDWLLAHLDGIGVLGVGWGHTVHRVVTHIGMRSVEESHHVQVVPLLGALGDTRPEFRSNDLAKALADGLNGTWQPLDLPFIVETGELRDSLIGDPAVQPAVKLWDRLDLALVGIGYDLSRSPLFRTPYFGTGELISAEGWRIVGDLLSRFFDVEGVIQPLPVHRCIVGIEIDRVRRARVVAVAGGTEKTASILAALKGRLVDVLVIDSRTAAAVLDASGS